A genome region from Arthrobacter agilis includes the following:
- a CDS encoding type II toxin-antitoxin system PemK/MazF family toxin, translated as MAITLRSLLSLARRVVSAAEREQSRQAPDRRSPRKSSGPTGRATPGRPAESRRRAVSLAYSPSSDGNPDPGEIVWMWVPYEDDPAQGKDRPVLLIGRDGHDLLGLMLTSRDRNNTREHDDRYIDIGTGAWDRQGRPSEVKVDRILRVAPAGIRREGAVLPRDRFERVVAALPDHLLG; from the coding sequence ATGGCCATCACCCTGCGCTCCCTCCTGTCCCTGGCACGCCGCGTCGTCAGCGCCGCGGAGCGTGAACAGTCCAGGCAGGCTCCCGACCGCCGATCCCCGCGGAAATCCAGTGGTCCCACGGGCCGTGCGACTCCTGGCCGTCCGGCGGAGAGCCGCCGCCGGGCCGTCTCGCTGGCGTACTCCCCCTCGAGCGACGGGAATCCCGACCCGGGCGAGATCGTCTGGATGTGGGTGCCGTACGAGGACGATCCAGCGCAGGGCAAGGACCGCCCGGTCCTGCTGATCGGGCGGGACGGGCACGACCTGCTGGGCCTGATGCTCACCAGCCGCGACCGGAACAACACCCGCGAGCACGACGACCGGTACATCGACATCGGTACCGGTGCCTGGGACCGGCAGGGACGCCCGAGCGAGGTGAAGGTCGATCGGATCCTGCGGGTCGCGCCCGCCGGGATCCGGCGCGAGGGCGCCGTCCTTCCCCGGGACCGCTTCGAGCGGGTGGTCGCGGCGCTACCGGATCACCTGCTCGGCTGA
- the rpsT gene encoding 30S ribosomal protein S20: MANIKSQKKRILTNEKARQRNNSVKSELKTAIRAVNTAVEGADKDAAATALQTASRKLDKAVSKGVLHKNNAANRKSAISKKVNAL; this comes from the coding sequence GTGGCAAATATCAAGTCCCAGAAGAAGCGCATCCTCACCAACGAAAAGGCGAGGCAGCGCAACAACTCGGTCAAGTCCGAGCTCAAGACCGCCATCCGCGCCGTGAACACGGCCGTCGAAGGTGCTGACAAGGACGCTGCTGCAACGGCTCTCCAGACCGCCAGCCGCAAGCTCGACAAGGCCGTCAGCAAGGGCGTGCTGCACAAGAACAACGCAGCGAACCGCAAGTCCGCGATCTCCAAGAAGGTCAACGCGCTCTAA
- the holA gene encoding DNA polymerase III subunit delta — MATKSSAARTSGPAPASWREVTPAAVVLLSGPEDYLASRAAESIRGQVRAAQPDAELIRFDAGSYEAGTLTMHASPSLFGDWKIIEVAGLAQMNDAFLVETLSYLTDPAPDVVLVMRHSGGNRGKKLLDAVKASKATIVDCQPLKKDGEKAEFVTTEFRLARRRIDADAVRALVAAVGSQLPELAAACQQLMSDTAGDVSVETVEKYYGGRVEATGFKVADAALAGRTAQALSMLRHALATGADPVPIVAALAMKVRAVAKVHGVRGSSMQLAKDLGMAPWQVDQARREAQRFSSDALARCIRALAEADAQVKGEARDPVYAVERAVTVIALGDG; from the coding sequence GTGGCAACAAAATCTTCGGCCGCCCGCACCAGCGGTCCCGCCCCCGCATCCTGGCGGGAGGTCACGCCGGCGGCGGTGGTCCTGCTGTCGGGTCCGGAGGACTACCTCGCGTCGAGGGCGGCCGAATCGATCCGCGGCCAGGTCCGCGCGGCACAGCCCGATGCCGAACTCATCCGCTTCGACGCCGGTTCCTACGAGGCCGGCACGCTCACCATGCATGCGAGCCCCTCCCTCTTCGGCGACTGGAAGATCATCGAGGTGGCGGGACTGGCGCAGATGAACGACGCCTTCCTCGTGGAGACCCTCTCCTATCTCACCGACCCGGCGCCCGACGTCGTCCTGGTGATGCGCCATTCCGGCGGCAACCGCGGGAAGAAGCTGCTCGACGCCGTCAAGGCCTCGAAGGCCACGATCGTCGACTGCCAGCCGCTCAAGAAGGACGGCGAGAAGGCCGAGTTCGTCACCACGGAGTTCCGGTTGGCACGACGCCGGATCGATGCCGACGCGGTGCGCGCCCTCGTCGCCGCCGTGGGCTCGCAGCTGCCGGAGCTCGCGGCAGCCTGCCAGCAGCTCATGTCCGATACCGCGGGCGACGTGTCCGTCGAGACGGTCGAGAAGTACTACGGGGGGCGGGTGGAGGCGACAGGTTTCAAGGTCGCCGACGCGGCCCTGGCAGGACGCACCGCCCAGGCCCTGTCGATGCTGCGGCACGCCCTGGCCACGGGGGCGGACCCGGTCCCCATCGTCGCCGCCCTCGCCATGAAGGTCCGCGCCGTCGCGAAGGTGCACGGGGTCAGGGGCTCGTCCATGCAGCTCGCCAAGGACCTGGGGATGGCGCCCTGGCAGGTGGACCAGGCCCGCAGGGAAGCCCAGCGGTTCAGCTCGGACGCCCTGGCACGCTGTATCCGTGCGCTCGCCGAAGCGGACGCCCAGGTGAAGGGCGAGGCACGGGACCCGGTGTACGCCGTCGAGCGGGCCGTGACGGTCATCGCCCTCGGCGACGGCTGA
- the hemW gene encoding radical SAM family heme chaperone HemW, with protein MPSALPLGLPAPDDGLLPPTAADGALERDFCLYVHIPFCAVRCGYCDFNTYTATELGGGASQDAYAGSVLAEIELGARVLETSGVPARPLSTVFFGGGTPTLLPAEDLASILRAARATWGLAPDAEVTTEANPDSVTPESLRTLREAGFTRVSFGMQSAVPHVLAVLDRTHAPERVPQAVQWARDAGLAVSLDLIYGTPGESLEDWRTTLATALSYGPDHISAYALIIEDGTRLASRIRRGQVPPIDDDDHADKYALAEEMLTAAGLHWYEVSNWARTPADECRHNLAYWRGSDWWGAGPGAHSHVGGTRWWNVKHPRPYADALGAGRSPAAGREVLSAEDRYVEDVMLRVRLREGLSTQSLTATGRRAVAGLIADGLVDPAAAFAGRLVLTFNGRLLADAVVRRLLPD; from the coding sequence ATGCCTAGCGCGCTGCCGCTCGGCCTGCCGGCGCCCGACGACGGACTCCTGCCGCCCACGGCGGCAGATGGTGCGCTCGAGCGCGACTTCTGCCTCTACGTGCACATCCCGTTCTGCGCCGTCCGGTGCGGGTACTGCGACTTCAACACCTACACGGCCACGGAGCTCGGCGGGGGAGCATCCCAGGACGCCTATGCGGGCTCCGTGCTCGCCGAGATCGAGCTCGGCGCGCGCGTGCTGGAGACCTCCGGCGTGCCCGCCCGCCCGCTGTCCACCGTGTTCTTCGGCGGAGGCACCCCCACCCTGCTCCCGGCCGAGGACCTCGCCTCGATCCTGCGCGCGGCGCGTGCCACGTGGGGGCTGGCCCCGGACGCGGAGGTCACCACCGAGGCAAACCCCGACTCGGTCACCCCCGAGTCCCTGCGCACCCTGCGGGAGGCCGGCTTCACCCGTGTGTCCTTCGGCATGCAGTCGGCCGTGCCGCACGTCCTCGCGGTGCTCGACCGCACGCACGCGCCCGAGCGCGTCCCGCAGGCCGTGCAGTGGGCCCGCGACGCCGGACTGGCCGTGAGCCTCGACCTGATCTACGGGACGCCGGGGGAGTCGCTGGAGGACTGGCGCACCACCCTGGCCACGGCCCTGTCCTACGGACCGGACCACATCTCCGCCTACGCCCTCATCATCGAGGACGGAACGAGGCTCGCCTCGCGCATCCGGCGCGGCCAGGTCCCGCCCATCGACGACGACGACCACGCGGACAAGTACGCCCTCGCCGAGGAGATGCTCACGGCCGCCGGTCTGCACTGGTACGAGGTCAGCAACTGGGCACGTACGCCCGCGGACGAGTGCCGCCACAACCTCGCCTACTGGCGGGGCAGCGACTGGTGGGGAGCCGGCCCGGGCGCGCACTCGCACGTGGGCGGGACCCGCTGGTGGAACGTGAAGCATCCCCGTCCCTACGCGGACGCACTGGGCGCCGGGCGGTCACCCGCGGCGGGCCGCGAGGTGCTGTCGGCGGAGGACCGTTACGTCGAGGACGTCATGCTGCGCGTGCGGCTGCGCGAGGGGCTGTCCACGCAGTCCCTGACGGCGACCGGACGCAGGGCCGTCGCCGGCCTGATCGCCGACGGACTGGTCGACCCGGCCGCCGCGTTCGCCGGCCGCCTGGTCCTGACGTTCAACGGCAGGCTGCTCGCCGACGCCGTGGTGCGCCGGCTCCTGCCGGACTGA
- the lepA gene encoding translation elongation factor 4, whose translation MSPMARTAPVPAATDPAIIRNFCIIAHIDHGKSTLADRMLQLTGAVEQRDMKAQYLDRMDIERERGITIKSQAVRLPWEVDGTAYALNMIDTPGHVDFTYEVSRSLAACEGAILLVDAAQGIEAQTLANLYLAMENNLTIIPVLNKIDLPAAQPEKYAAELASLIGGEPEDVLKVSGKTGMGVEALMDKIVRDLPAPTGNPDAPARAMIFDSVYDTYRGVVTYVRVVDGKLSPRERIQMMSTRASHELLEIGVSSPEPQPSKGLGVGEVGYLITGVKDVRQSKVGDTVTNLAKPASESLGGYQDPKPMVFSGLYPLDGTDYPVLRDALAKFTLNDAALVYEPETSAALGFGFRVGFLGLLHLEITRERLEREYNLDLISTAPNVEYEVTLEDKRVLKVTNPSEYPVGKIAEVREPMVSATILAPSEFVGAIMELCQQRRGVLGGMDYLSEDRVEIRYRLPLAEIVFDFFDLLKSKTRGYGSLDWKADGDQVSDLVKVDILLQGEQVDAFSAITHREKAYAYGVMMTGKLRELIPRQQFEVPIQAAIGARIIARESIRAIRKDVLAKCYGGDITRKRKLLEKQKEGKKRMKMVGRVEVPQEAFIAALSSDESKDKAKK comes from the coding sequence GTGTCACCCATGGCCCGCACCGCGCCGGTGCCCGCCGCCACCGATCCGGCGATCATCAGGAATTTCTGCATCATCGCCCACATCGATCACGGGAAGTCCACGCTGGCGGACCGCATGCTCCAGCTCACCGGAGCCGTGGAGCAGCGTGACATGAAGGCGCAGTACCTCGACCGGATGGACATCGAACGCGAGCGCGGCATCACCATCAAGTCGCAGGCCGTGCGCCTGCCGTGGGAGGTCGACGGCACCGCCTATGCGCTGAACATGATCGACACCCCGGGGCACGTGGACTTCACCTACGAGGTCTCCCGCTCGCTCGCGGCCTGCGAGGGCGCGATCCTGCTCGTCGACGCCGCGCAGGGGATCGAGGCCCAGACCCTCGCGAACCTGTACCTCGCGATGGAGAACAACCTCACGATCATCCCCGTGCTGAACAAGATCGACCTGCCGGCCGCCCAGCCCGAGAAGTACGCGGCGGAGCTCGCGAGCCTGATCGGCGGCGAGCCGGAGGACGTGCTGAAGGTGTCGGGCAAGACCGGTATGGGCGTCGAGGCCCTCATGGACAAGATCGTCCGAGACCTCCCCGCACCGACCGGCAACCCGGACGCGCCGGCCCGCGCCATGATCTTCGACTCCGTGTACGACACCTACCGCGGCGTCGTCACCTACGTGAGGGTCGTCGACGGCAAGCTGAGCCCGCGCGAACGCATCCAGATGATGTCCACCCGCGCGAGCCACGAACTGCTCGAGATCGGCGTCAGCTCACCCGAGCCCCAGCCGTCCAAGGGCCTCGGCGTCGGCGAGGTGGGGTACCTGATCACCGGCGTGAAGGACGTGCGCCAGTCGAAGGTCGGCGACACGGTCACCAACCTGGCCAAGCCCGCCTCGGAGTCGCTCGGCGGCTACCAGGACCCGAAGCCGATGGTCTTCTCCGGCCTCTATCCGCTCGACGGCACCGACTACCCCGTGCTGCGCGACGCCCTGGCGAAGTTCACCCTGAACGACGCCGCGCTCGTCTACGAGCCCGAGACGTCCGCAGCGCTGGGCTTCGGCTTCCGGGTTGGCTTCCTCGGGCTGCTGCACCTCGAGATCACGCGCGAACGCCTCGAGCGGGAGTACAACCTCGACCTGATCTCCACAGCGCCCAACGTCGAGTACGAGGTCACGCTCGAAGACAAGCGGGTCCTCAAGGTCACCAACCCGAGCGAGTACCCCGTGGGCAAGATCGCCGAGGTACGCGAACCCATGGTGTCCGCCACCATCCTGGCGCCGTCCGAGTTCGTCGGCGCCATCATGGAGCTGTGCCAGCAGCGCCGCGGTGTCCTCGGGGGCATGGACTACCTCTCGGAGGACCGGGTCGAGATCCGGTACCGCCTGCCCCTGGCGGAGATCGTCTTCGACTTCTTCGACCTGCTGAAGTCCAAGACCCGTGGCTACGGGTCCCTCGACTGGAAGGCCGACGGCGACCAGGTGTCAGACCTCGTGAAGGTGGACATCCTCCTGCAGGGTGAGCAGGTGGACGCCTTCAGTGCCATCACCCACCGTGAGAAGGCCTACGCGTACGGCGTGATGATGACGGGCAAGCTGCGCGAGCTCATCCCACGCCAGCAGTTCGAGGTGCCCATCCAGGCCGCGATCGGGGCACGGATCATCGCGCGCGAGAGCATCCGGGCCATCCGCAAGGACGTCCTGGCCAAGTGCTACGGCGGTGACATCACCCGCAAGCGCAAGCTCCTCGAGAAGCAGAAGGAGGGCAAGAAGCGCATGAAGATGGTGGGCCGCGTCGAGGTCCCCCAGGAGGCCTTCATCGCCGCCCTGTCATCCGACGAGTCGAAGGACAAAGCCAAGAAGTGA